Within the Deltaproteobacteria bacterium genome, the region TCAGGTAGTGGAGGTCGCCGTTCTTGAAGAAGATCGGACACTCGACGGCCGGAGCCGTCTTGTCTCTTCGCTTCGGGAAGCCGTGCCGACCCGTCATCAGCAGATCAAGAGAGCGCTCATCCCTTGCTCCTCATCGCGTCGCGTGTGTCGAGGGGGCCACCGTCATGGGGTTCTTCCCTGGTTCGCCGAGATGGCCGCCCGCACCTTCTCGCCGCGCAGCGCCCGGAGGACGAGCAGCGGCACGAGGCACCAGGCCAGGCCGCCGAGGCCGATGACGATCGCGAAGATCCCGGCGATCACCTCGAAGCCATCCCCGGAGCCGCCCTGGCGGGTGGACTCGGAGTGGATCCCCCAGACCGCGAAGGCGGTGAAGGCGAGGCAGTAGGCGAGGTAGAGCCAGGTGATCGCCTCCACGAGCGCGCGGCCCCAGGCCCGGAGTCTCAGCAGACCCACACCACCCGCCATCGCCGTCGCCCCGACGATCACGGAGCCGACCGCTACCAGCGGCAGGTTGTCGGCGAAGAAGGCGGCGAAGACGAAGACCGGGCGCTCGGGTCCGGAAAGGAGGGCCTCGGCGGAAGGGTAGGGGGCGATCAGTTGGAGCGGACTGAAGAGCACCATCAGTCCGCCGAAACCGGTAGCCAGCCAGCCGATCAGGGTGATGGAGCCGGGGCGCTTCATGTCTGCGACCACCGGGTCACCGGCCGCGCCTACTGCCCCTCGGGAGGCTGCCAGAGCTCGATCTTGTTGCCCTCGGGATCGAAGACCCAGCCGAAGAGGCCGTACTCGGACTCGTCGACCTTCTCGAGGACCTCGCAGCCCTCCTCGCGCAGCACCGCGAGCAGCGCGCGCAGGTCGGCCACCCGGTAGTTCACCATGAAGGGGGACTTGCTCGGCTCGAAGTAGCTGCCATCGCTGATGGACCAGGTGGTCGAGCCGGCGGCGGGCTTGCCGTCGTCGGCGGCCCAGCGAAAGACGGTGCCGCCCCAGTTCTGCACGTCGATGCCGAGGTGAGCGCGGTACCAGTCACGCAGCCGCTCGGGGTCCTTCGCGGCGAGGAAGATCCCGCCGATGCCGGTGACACGCTCCATCTGATCTCCCCGGGCGCTAGCCCTCGTCGAGCCCCAGCTCGTGGGTCCCGGTGTTCAGCTTCACCCGGAAGTGGTGCGCCCCGAGATACCAGGAGGGCGGGCGCTCCTCGCGCAGCCAGCCGTTGAGGGCGGGCAAGATGCGCTCCTCGATGGCCTGCTGCAGGTCGCGCTTCTGGTTGCTCGGCACCGGGAAGATGGTCAGCGCCCAGGCCGCGTCCCCGGCGTCCTGGCCGGCGTAGGTCAGCTCGAGGACGAGCAGGTCGGGATCGACGGCCTTCTGGGAGTCGGGGCCCGGGAAGGTGAGGCCGATCTCCGGGATCCGCGGATCCTCCACCAGGTGGTCGGCCAGGAGCTCGGAGCCAGCGGGGTGGCTCCAGCCCTTGGGGAGCTTTTCTCTGTTCTTCGTGGAGAGCTTCATGGCTTCACCTTCGCGGCGCCAGGGGGATCGTCAGGCGCTTCTCGTGCGGACGACAAGATCTACCTCGCAGTCGAGGATGTGGAGAAGCTCCAGGACCTGATCGATCGACTTGCGGGTGTTGGTCTGGTCGAGGAGCCGATAGAGCTGGGTCGCGGAGGTCCCGAGCCGTCGCACGATCTCCCTCCTGGACAGCCCGCACTCCTCGATCCGGTTGCGGGCCTCGAGGGTCAGCCGGTAGAGCAGCAGCTCTCGCAGGTAGGCCGGATCCTGATTGTAGTCGAGGACCTGCTCGATGTGGATGGTCCCCTCCTGTCCCGACTCGAGCACGTAGACGAAGGCTTCCCGGCCGAGCTCCCTGTCGACGTGGAGCTCCACGATGCGATCCGCCGGTCCGGGGGGCG harbors:
- a CDS encoding VOC family protein translates to MERVTGIGGIFLAAKDPERLRDWYRAHLGIDVQNWGGTVFRWAADDGKPAAGSTTWSISDGSYFEPSKSPFMVNYRVADLRALLAVLREEGCEVLEKVDESEYGLFGWVFDPEGNKIELWQPPEGQ